The following coding sequences are from one Rutidosis leptorrhynchoides isolate AG116_Rl617_1_P2 chromosome 11, CSIRO_AGI_Rlap_v1, whole genome shotgun sequence window:
- the LOC139876016 gene encoding DDT domain-containing protein DDR4, with protein sequence MNENGDKLQPELESARNVLRNRWEFASVLNFLNVFEPVIETNLKLSAEEIEMALIQPNKCLAQLHISLLKGIPPVHAKLKEPDAWVMVLSKKLSMWWPWVAEGDFPLTAAKGEEMTTYNELDPTIRLVVLKALCEIRADQHDVVSYINDEIKVKKDASTFQKSNIGEDGKGTSYWLDGNETLGFRLFKEVTTFRKKGTSSTIGCQWETVATNLEEFQKVVDEYSSSKSKLEIAVSETVLKDAIPVLTKLHKKRQRELHKKNGEQIINNFCRSGIARSCRIRKPTNYTFDEYDKAISEAIRETKRTKTRDEQMSQKNEIVAREDPKHEIQPADGETTKTEDVSEDAGEETDENDNGKYGIMKTGYEQPIEKKETDGSTKSKSENIEFEIVDDSDEETDDKNITDEVAADSVEETDEDNKENTNNIRKVNHSFVAKRIASKKLTVIGDRSVRQIQNFGTKKQLRQRPNRNTAIESVVVPDSEDEISCEDGDN encoded by the exons ATGAACGAAAACGGTGATAAATTGCAGCCGGAGCTTGAATCTGCACGAAATGTGCTTCGAAATCGTTGGGAGTTTGCTTCCGTTCTCAATTTCCTTAAT GTGTTTGAGCCTGTTATAGAAACTAATCTGAAGTTATCTGCTGAAGAGATTGAGATGGCACTTATTCAACCAAACAAATGTCTCGCTCAGCTTCATATATCACTTTTAaag GGAATTCCACCTGTACATGCAAAATTAAAGGAACCTGATGCTTGGGTTATGGTGCTCTCTAAGAAGCTTTCCATGTGGTGGCCATGG GTTGCCGAGGGGGACTTTCCTTTAACTGCAGCTAAAGG GGAGGAGATGACAACATACAATGAACTTGATCCTACAATACGTCTTGTAGTTCTTAAAGCACTCTGTGAGATCCGAGCTGAT CAACATGATGTGGTGTCATACATCAATGATGAAATAAAGGTCAAGAAAGACGCTTCTACATTCCAAAAAAGTAATATCGGGGAAGATGGAAAAGGGACCTCATATTG GTTGGATGGCAATGAAACTCTCGGTTTTAGATTGTTTAAGGAAGTAACCACTTTCCGGAAAAAAGGAACATCGTCAACTATCGGTTGTCAATGGGAAACAGTTGCAACTAATCTAGAAGAGTTTCAGAAAGTTGTG GATGAATACTCATCTAGTAAATCAAAGCTGGAAATTGCTGTTAGTGAAACTGTTTTAAAAGATGCCATTCCTGTTCTTACTAAACTTCATAAG AAGAGACAAAGGGAATTGCATAAAAAGAACGGAGAGCAGATTATCAATAATTTCTGCAGATCTGGAATTGCACGTTCTTGTCGTATTCGAAAACCTACCAACTACACATTTG ATGAATATGACAAAGCTATCAGCGAGGCCATACGAGAAACCAA GAGAACAAAAACCAGAGATGAACAAATGAGTCAGAAAAATGAAATTGTAGCACGTGAGGATCCAAAGCATGAAATTCAACCCGCGGATGGTGAGACCACTAAAACTGAAGATGTTTCTGAAGATGCCGGTGAAGAAACAGACGAAAACGATAATGGCAAATACGG GATAATGAAAACTGGATATGAACAACCGATTGAGAAAAAAGAAACTGACGGGTCAACCAAATCCAAATCCGAAAACATCGAGTTTGAAATCGTAGATGATTCTGATGAAGAAACAGATGACAAAAACATAACTGATGAGGTTGCTGCTGACTCTGTTGAAGAAACTGATGAGGACAACAAAGAAAACACAAACAATATCCGCAAAGTAAATCACAGTTTTGTTGCAAAAAGAATAGCAAGCAAAAAGCTTACTGTGATTGGT